The Zingiber officinale cultivar Zhangliang unplaced genomic scaffold, Zo_v1.1 ctg222, whole genome shotgun sequence genome includes a window with the following:
- the LOC122036851 gene encoding choline/ethanolaminephosphotransferase 1-like, giving the protein MGYIGQHGVATLHKYKYSGVDHSLVAKYILQPFWTRCVTFFPLWMPPNMITLTGFLFLMLSALLGYIYSPRLDTAPPRWVHLAHGLLLFLYQTFDAVDGKQARRTNSSSPLGELFDHGCDALACAFEALAFGSTIMCGRSTFWFWVIAAIPFYFATWEHFFTNTLILPILNGPTEGLMLIYVCHWLTFFLGAEWWAQDFRKSIPLFGWVPFLPEIPVYVIVLVLMIAFAVVPTLSSNISNVQKVVQAKKGSMILALAMLFPFGVLMAGVLIWSYLSPSDIMRNYPHLLVTGTGFAFGFLVGRMILAHLCDEPKGLKTGMCMSLLFLPLAIANALTAKLNDGAPLVDEQVVLVFYCLFTVSLYLHFATSVIHEITSALGIYCFRITRKEA; this is encoded by the exons ATGGGGTACATCGGGCAACATGGAGTGGCGACGCTTCACAAGTACAAGTACAGCGGCGTGGACCACTCCCTGGTAGCGAAGTACATCTTGCAGCCCTTTTGGACCCGCTGCGTGACGTTTTTCCCTCTTTGGATGCC ACCAAACATG ATAACTCTTACAGGATTTTTGTTTCTAATGTTATCTGCACTTCTTGGTTAT ATATATTCACCTCGTCTTGATACTGCTCCACCAAGATGGGTGCATCTTGCCCATGGTTTACTTCTGTTTCTATATCAG ACTTTTGATGCTGTTGATGGTAAACAAGCTAGGCGTACCAATTCATCTAGTCCTCTGGGTGAACTTTTTGATCATG GATGTGATGCACTTGCATGTGCT TTTGAAGCCTTGGCATTTGGGAGCACTATTATGTGTGGCAGGTCAACTTTCTGGTTTTGGGTGATTGCAGCTATTCCATTTTACTTTGCAACATGGGAACA CTTCTTTACAAATACACTCATCCTTCCTATACTTAATGGGCCTACCGAAGGCCTCATGCTTATCTATGTTTGCCACTGGCTGACATTCTTTTTGG GAGCTGAGTGGTGGGCACAGGATTTCCGAAAGTCAATTCCTCTTTTTGGTTGGGTGCCATTTCTTCCTG AGATCCCAGTGTATGTCATTGTGCTAGTTCTGATGATTGCTTTTGCTGTGGTTCCTACTCTCAGTTCCAA CATTAGCAATGTCCAGAAGGTTGTCCAAGCAAAAAAAGGAAGCATGATTTTGGCCTTAGCTATG CTATTTCCTTTTGGTGTACTCATGGCTGGAGTTCTTATCTG GTCATATTTGTCGCCTTCCGACATTATGCGTAATTATCCTCATTTACTTGTAACTGGAACTGGATTTGCATTCGGATTTCTAGTG GGAAGAATGATCCTTGCTCACCTCTGTGATGAACCCAAAGGTTTAAAAACTGGAATGTGCATG TCCCTGCTGTTTCTTCCACTTGCCATAGCGAATGCTCTCACTGCCAAACTCAACGATGG AGCTCCTCTGGTCGATGAACAAGTGGTTCTTGTTTTCTACTGTCTATTCACAG TGTCGCTTTATCTGCACTTTGCAACCTCTGTCATTCATGAGATCACAAGCGCGCTTGGCATTTACTGCTTCAG GATAACCAGGAAAGAAGCTTAA
- the LOC122036852 gene encoding choline-phosphate cytidylyltransferase 2-like isoform X2, translating into MATADLKLKTAEAEQVVGKEEAEKADNKDAANDTETEAKKDSTEAETGEGNCPIRVYADGIYDLFHFGHARSLEQAKKAFPNTYLLVGCCNDEVTHKYKGKTVMTEDERYESLRHCKWVDEVIPDAPWVITQEFLDKHKIDFVAHDSLPYADASGAGNDVYEFVKVVGKFKETKRTEGISTSDLIMRIVKDYNKYVMRNLARGYTRKDLGVSYMKEKHLRVNMEFEKIYDKVKEKQEKVGKKLSVLHDEWVENADRWVVGFLEKFEEGCHQMGAVIRERIQESLLKGQKELGILYDDSDDSDDEDEEEEERTNF; encoded by the exons ATGGCAACGGCCGATCTGAAGCTGAAGACGGCAGAAGCGGAGCAAGTGGTAGGGAAGGAGGAGGCTGAGAAGGCGGACAATAAAGATGCCGCCAACGATACTGAGACCGAGGCAAAGAAAGATTCCACGGAGGCGGAGACTGGAGAAGGAAATTGCCCCATCCGGGTCTATGCCGATGGAATCTACGATCTCTTCCACTTCGGCCACGCCAGATCTCTGGAACAGGCGAAGAAAGC GTTTCCCAACACATATCTTCTTGTGGGTTGCTGTAATGACGAAGTGACGCACAAATACAAAGGGAAGACTGTCATGACGGAAGACGAACGTTATGAGTCACTGCGTCACTGCAA ATGGGTGGATGAAGTTATACCTGATGCACCTTGGGTAATCACTCAGGAGTTCCTCGACAAGCACAAGATAGATTTTGTGGCACATGATTCTCTCCC ATATGCCGATGCTAGTGGAGCTGGCAATGATGTCTATGAATTT GTTAAAGTTGTTGGAAAGTTCAAAGAAACAAAGCGGACAGAAGGAATTTCTACCTCTGATCTTATAATGAGGATAGTTAAAGATTACAACAAGTATGTGATGCGTAACTTGGCCAGGGGATATACCAGGAAGGATCTAGGTGTCAGCTATATGAAG GAAAAACATTTGAGGGTGAATATGGAATTCGAGAAGATCTATGACAAAGTCAAAGAGAAACAAGAAAAAGTGGGAAAGAAG TTAAGTGTGCTTCATGATGAGTGGGTGGAGAATGCTGATCGCTGGGTCGTAGGTTTTCTCGAGAAGTTTGAAGAAGGTTGTCATCAGATG GGAGCTGTCATCAGGGAGCGAATTCAGGAGAGCCTCTTGAAAGGGCAGAAAGAACTAGGCATTTTGTACGACGACAGTGACGACAGTGACGATgaagatgaggaggaagaagagagaacaaATTTTTAG
- the LOC122036838 gene encoding pentatricopeptide repeat-containing protein At1g08070, chloroplastic-like produces the protein MADIVVLSYFRPPPSPSTGSNDLHHSISLLLRRNLSVLHLKQIQAQLFRRSLHDDRILLTQLVSGCSSAGAPAYATRLFLSLPEPDLVLLNAMLRAYTLNSLHRQAVAFYVRDVLGRGFAPDRFTFPYVLKACAALRDLSLGRQIHGSLVKLRETSVHVIALNSLVDMYFKCRENEAARKVFQAIEEPNSTSWNMLMTGLLNSGDVNHARHLFDQMPRRDVVSWNSLLSAYAWAGDMNTVQELFDEMPERDSVSWNVLIAGYTENGQNDKALSIFEQMITAGFRPDNATLLSAASACTGACSVSENVLNHVISCLKSANSASVSTALLSLCAKVGRVDEARSVFEQIPEKDLVAWNAMIAAYAQNQRPVEAIELFKLMQGCSLQVGVMPDSVTMISLINCCAQIGILSLGEWIHAYIRRNGIECNTILSTALIDMYANCGDIDRSQHLFSDMPEKDLATWNAMIKGLAIHGRGLEALELFSSMENHGPVPNEVTFIGLLTACSHGGLIAEGLKLLELLQKRYGLVPCIEHYGSVVDLLGRAGKLSEAYELIENMPIKPDVVVWSSLLSACQSYRNVELAEKAAQKVIELDPGNDSHYVLLSNVYASRGKWTEAAQVRALMKACRVQKKPGCSAVELDGVVHEFEASDQ, from the coding sequence ATGGCGGATATCGTCGTCTTATCCTATTTTAGGCCGCCGCCTTCCCCGTCAACGGGAAGCAATGACCTCCACCACTCCATCTCCCTCCTACTCCGTCGCAACCTCTCCGTTCTCCACCTGAAACAAATCCAAGCTCAGCTCTTCCGCCGCTCCCTCCACGACGACCGCATCCTCCTCACCCAGCTCGTCTCCGGCTGCTCCTCCGCCGGAGCCCCAGCCTACGCGACGCGCCTTTTCCTCTCCCTCCCCGAACCCGACCTCGTCCTCCTCAATGCCATGCTCCGGGCTTATACCCTCAACTCTCTCCACCGCCAAGCCGTCGCCTTTTACGTTCGCGATGTCCTCGGCCGAGGCTTCGCCCCTGATCGCTTTACCTTCCCTTACGTCCTCAAGGCCTGCGCCGCGCTCAGAGATTTGAGCCTCGGACGGCAGATCCACGGAAGCTTGGTGAAGCTTCGAGAGACGTCCGTCCATGTTATCGCGCTGAATTCGCTGGTCGACATGTACTTCAAGTGCCGCGAGAACGAAGCTGCTCGGAAGGTTTTCCAGGCTATCGAAGAACCTAATTCGACTTCTTGGAACATGTTGATGACGGGTCTTCTGAACTCTGGCGATGTCAACCATGCACGACACTTGTTCGATCAAATGCCTCGCAGAGACGTGGTTTCTTGGAACTCTCTGTTGAGTGCTTATGCCTGGGCAGGGGATATGAACACAGTTCAAGAACTATTCGATGAAATGCCTGAGAGGGATTCAGTCTCCTGGAATGTTTTGATTGCTGGATACACTGAGAATGGGCAAAATGATAAAGCATTGTCGATTTTTGAACAGATGATCACTGCTGGATTCAGACCTGATAATGCTACATTGTTGTCTGCTGCATCTGCTTGCACTGGTGCATGCTCGGTCAGTGAGAATGTGCTCAATCATGTTATTAGCTGTTTGAAGTCTGCAAATTCGGCGTCTGTTTCAACTGCTCTGCTGAGTCTCTGTGCTAAAGTTGGCAGGGTTGATGAGGCTCGATCAGTATTTGAGCAGATTCCAGAGAAGGATCTCGTAGCATGGAATGCAATGATAGCTGCCTATGCTCAGAATCAGAGACCAGTTGAGGCAATTGAGTTGTTTAAATTGATGCAGGGATGCAGTTTGCAAGTTGGAGTCATGCCCGATAGTGTGACGATGATTAGTTTAATCAATTGTTGTGCTCAAATTGGCATCTTAAGTCTTGGTGAATGGATTCATGCTTACATCAGGCGGAATGGAATAGAATGCAACACCATTTTAAGCACTGCTCTGATTGATATGTATGCAAACTGCGGAGACATAGACCGATCTCAACATCTGTTTTCAGATATGCCTGAGAAAGACTTGGCCACTTGGAATGCAATGATTAAGGGGCTCGCTATTCATGGGCGAGGTCTGGAGGCTCTCGAACTGTTCTCTTCTATGGAAAATCATGGGCCAGTTCCTAATGAAGTAACCTTTATTGGCCTACTGACTGCCTGCAGTCATGGAGGACTTATTGCGGAGGGACTGAAACTTCTTGAACTGTTACAGAAAAGGTATGGTCTTGTTCCGTGCATTGAGCACTATGGTAGTGTAGTTGATTTGTTAGGTCGGGCAGGAAAACTAAGTGAAGCATATGAACTCATCGAGAACATGCCTATTAAGCCTGATGTTGTTGTCTGGAGTTCCTTGTTGAGCGCATGCCAATCATATCGAAATGTCGAACTAGCAGAGAAGGCGGCACAAAAGGTTATTGAATTAGACCCAGGAAATGATAGTCACTATGTCCTTCTCTCTAATGTGTATGCCTCAAGAGGGAAATGGACAGAAGCCGCACAGGTGAGGGCACTGATGAAGGCATGCCGAGTGCAAAAGAAGCCAGGATGCAGTGCAGTGGAGTTGGACGGTGTCGTTCATGAATTCGAAGCAAGTGACCAGTGA
- the LOC122036852 gene encoding choline-phosphate cytidylyltransferase 2-like isoform X1 yields the protein MATADLKLKTAEAEQVVGKEEAEKADNKDAANDTETEAKKDSTEAETGEGNCPIRVYADGIYDLFHFGHARSLEQAKKAFPNTYLLVGCCNDEVTHKYKGKTVMTEDERYESLRHCKWVDEVIPDAPWVITQEFLDKHKIDFVAHDSLPYADASGAGNDVYEFVSIKQFCDLTSNYFLCFSSCLLLINTLYQVKVVGKFKETKRTEGISTSDLIMRIVKDYNKYVMRNLARGYTRKDLGVSYMKEKHLRVNMEFEKIYDKVKEKQEKVGKKLSVLHDEWVENADRWVVGFLEKFEEGCHQMGAVIRERIQESLLKGQKELGILYDDSDDSDDEDEEEEERTNF from the exons ATGGCAACGGCCGATCTGAAGCTGAAGACGGCAGAAGCGGAGCAAGTGGTAGGGAAGGAGGAGGCTGAGAAGGCGGACAATAAAGATGCCGCCAACGATACTGAGACCGAGGCAAAGAAAGATTCCACGGAGGCGGAGACTGGAGAAGGAAATTGCCCCATCCGGGTCTATGCCGATGGAATCTACGATCTCTTCCACTTCGGCCACGCCAGATCTCTGGAACAGGCGAAGAAAGC GTTTCCCAACACATATCTTCTTGTGGGTTGCTGTAATGACGAAGTGACGCACAAATACAAAGGGAAGACTGTCATGACGGAAGACGAACGTTATGAGTCACTGCGTCACTGCAA ATGGGTGGATGAAGTTATACCTGATGCACCTTGGGTAATCACTCAGGAGTTCCTCGACAAGCACAAGATAGATTTTGTGGCACATGATTCTCTCCC ATATGCCGATGCTAGTGGAGCTGGCAATGATGTCTATGAATTTGTAAGCATTAAACAATTCTGTGATCTTACCAGTAACTATTTTCTGTGTTTCTCATCTTGTTTACTACTCATTAACACATTGTACCAGGTTAAAGTTGTTGGAAAGTTCAAAGAAACAAAGCGGACAGAAGGAATTTCTACCTCTGATCTTATAATGAGGATAGTTAAAGATTACAACAAGTATGTGATGCGTAACTTGGCCAGGGGATATACCAGGAAGGATCTAGGTGTCAGCTATATGAAG GAAAAACATTTGAGGGTGAATATGGAATTCGAGAAGATCTATGACAAAGTCAAAGAGAAACAAGAAAAAGTGGGAAAGAAG TTAAGTGTGCTTCATGATGAGTGGGTGGAGAATGCTGATCGCTGGGTCGTAGGTTTTCTCGAGAAGTTTGAAGAAGGTTGTCATCAGATG GGAGCTGTCATCAGGGAGCGAATTCAGGAGAGCCTCTTGAAAGGGCAGAAAGAACTAGGCATTTTGTACGACGACAGTGACGACAGTGACGATgaagatgaggaggaagaagagagaacaaATTTTTAG
- the LOC122036850 gene encoding sucrose-phosphatase 2-like, with product MDCLDGPARLMIVSDLDHTMVDHHDSENTSLLRFNALWESLYRHDSLLVFSTGRSPTLYKQLRKEKPMLTPDITIMSVGSEITYGNLMVPDNGWVDLLNQNWDKSVILEETSKFPQLTAQAATEQRPHKISYYVDKEHAQEVIRSLSDAFQRRGLDVKIIYSGGMDLDILPQGAGKGQALAYLLSKFKAESKLPVNTLVCGDSGNDAELFSIPDVYGVMVSNAQEELLQWHAENAKDNKKIIHATQRCAAGIIEAIGHFGLGPNASPRDGLDLLSCKTDNSTPANIVVNFFIAYERWLRAEVEKSESFIQSLKGILEPTGVAVHASGVEHSLHECIELLGPCYGDKQGKVFRVWLDRVFASKIGSDVWLVKFDKRELTDDGQNCCLTTVLLYSKHGNPGSFSLVHLHQTWLEGFAAKTQSPRLF from the exons ATGGATTGTCTCGATGGCCCTGCACGTCTCATGATTGTTTCCGATCTTGATCACACCATG GTTGATCATCATGACTCAGAGAACACATCATTGCTTAGGTTCAATGCTCTGTGGGAGTCACTTTATCGCCATGATTCTCTCCTGGTTTTCTCAACTGGGAGGTCGCCTACACTTTACAAACAGCTGAGGAAGGAAAAACCAATGTTGACTCCTGATATAACAATCATGTCTGTTGGCTCTGAGATCACTTATGGCAATTTGATGGTGCCTGACAATGGTTGGGTAGATCTTCTCAATCAAAATTGGGATAAGAGCGtcattcttgaagaaacatccAAGTTTCCCCAGCTGACTGCTCAG GCTGCAACTGAGCAGCGACCACACAAGATTAGCTATTATGTTGACAAGGAGCATGCTCAGGAAGTAATAAGGTCTCTTTCAGATGCTTTCCAGAGACGTGGG CTAGATGTAAAAATAATCTACAGTGGAGGTATGGATCTTGATATATTGCCACAAGGTGCTGGCAAGGGCCAAGCTCTTGCTTATTTGCTCTCAAAGTTCAAGGCTGAAAGCAAACTACCTGTTAATACACTTGTCTGTGGTGATTCTGGGAATGATGCAGAGCTGTTCAGCATTCCAGATGTTTATGGTGTCATG GTCAGCAATGCCCAGGAGGAATTACTGCAGTGGCATGCTGAAAACGCAAAAGATAACAAGAAGATAATTCATGCAACCCAAAGATGTGCAGCTGGTATTATTGAAGCTATTGGCCATTTTGGGCTTGGTCCTAATGCATCTCCAAGAGATGGTTTGGATCTCTTATCTTGCAAGACAGATAACAGTACCCCAGCAAACATAGTAGTAAATTTTTTTATTGCATATGAAAGGTGGCTCCGAGCTGAAGTGGAAAAATCTGAATCTTTCATCCAAAGTTTGAAGGGCATACTT GAACCAACTGGAGTTGCTGTTCATGCTTCCGGAGTTGAACATTCTCTTCATGAATGCATAGAATTACTGGGACCATGCTATGGTGATAAGCAAGGAAAAGTTTTCCGAGTGTGGCTGGATAGAGTTTTTGCTTCAAAAATTGGATCGGATGTGTGGCTGGTAAAGTTTGATAAGCGGGAACTAACTG ATGATGGACAAAATTGTTGTCTAACCACTGTTCTACTGTACTCCAAG CATGGGAACCCTGGTAGCTTCAGCTTAGTTCATCTCCATCAGACTTGGCTTGAAGGATTTGCAGCAAAAACTCAAAGTCCTAGATTATTCTAA